From the genome of Desmodus rotundus isolate HL8 chromosome 2, HLdesRot8A.1, whole genome shotgun sequence, one region includes:
- the FTCDNL1 gene encoding formiminotransferase N-terminal subdomain-containing protein isoform X10 produces the protein MSSSRLGLRLAACLLNISEARRKHIVENIAKAALLGKNGRKHPEVSVLNIFSDQDYNRSVITIAASVDELGNSVLAACLEAFQSIDMEVQEGIHPCLGAVDLIPIYPLVGVGVEECGAVARTPWEKLTLKTYINDKLSWVAVGHRVFVAHPSTFHLLTPWDPNCCGMQQINHFVLYKCRMGQEETTVVSNEFLRLFRAE, from the exons ATGTCTTCCTCCAGATTGGGGCTCCGTTTGGCTGCCTGTTTACTAAACATTTCAGAAGCCAGAAGAAAACACATTGTTGAGAACATAGCAAAAGCAGCTCTTCTTGGAAAAAATG ggAGGAAGCATCCTGAAGTATCAGTGCTCAATATATTTTCTGATCAAGACTACAACAGATCGGTCATTACAATAGCAGCTTCTGTTGATGAATTGG GCAATTCGGTTCTGGCTGCCTGCTTGGAGGCCTTCCAGTCTATCGATATGGAGGTTCAGGAGGGAATCCACCCTTGTTTGGGAGCTGTGGACCTGATTCCCATTTATCCTCTCGTTGGTGTTGGAGTGGAAGAGTGTGGAGCTGTGGCCAGAA CTCCCTGGGAAAAGTTGACCTTGAAGACGTATATCAACGATAAGCTTTCGTGGGTCGCAGTGGGGCATCGTGTCTTTGTGGCTCATCCTTCCACCTTCCACCTCCTGACACCATGGGATCCTAACTGCTGTGGGATGCAGCAGATCAATCATTTTGTCCTTTACAAATGCAGGATGGGTCAGGAGGAAACAACGGTCGTCTCTAATGAGTTCCTTCGACTCTTCAGGGCAGAATGA
- the FTCDNL1 gene encoding formiminotransferase N-terminal subdomain-containing protein isoform X12: MSSSRLGLRLAACLLNISEARRKHIVENIAKAALLGKNGRKHPEVSVLNIFSDQDYNRSVITIAASVDELGNSVLAACLEAFQSIDMEVQEGIHPCLGAVDLIPIYPLVGVGVEECGAVARSKRKFGVVCCLLMETIFTNQCSL, translated from the exons ATGTCTTCCTCCAGATTGGGGCTCCGTTTGGCTGCCTGTTTACTAAACATTTCAGAAGCCAGAAGAAAACACATTGTTGAGAACATAGCAAAAGCAGCTCTTCTTGGAAAAAATG ggAGGAAGCATCCTGAAGTATCAGTGCTCAATATATTTTCTGATCAAGACTACAACAGATCGGTCATTACAATAGCAGCTTCTGTTGATGAATTGG GCAATTCGGTTCTGGCTGCCTGCTTGGAGGCCTTCCAGTCTATCGATATGGAGGTTCAGGAGGGAATCCACCCTTGTTTGGGAGCTGTGGACCTGATTCCCATTTATCCTCTCGTTGGTGTTGGAGTGGAAGAGTGTGGAGCTGTGGCCAGAAGTAAGAGAAAGTTTGGGGTGGTGTGTTGTCTCCTAATGGAAACCATTTTTACAAATCAGTGCAGCTTGTGA